A genomic segment from Bradyrhizobium sp. ISRA430 encodes:
- a CDS encoding Lrp/AsnC family transcriptional regulator, whose product MAGRHQLDGVDLKILSELQQDGRVRNNELALRVGVSAPNCLRRLKALFSRGVIRAVRAVIDERLLGFEVVSFVAIQLGSQAQPVLEAFESSIAAIPRVQQCWRISGDTDYLLKCVAPSVESMRQQLLHFAAMPNVKNVRSFPVLGVAKDVPLPVQEIAEVTSTG is encoded by the coding sequence ATGGCGGGGCGTCACCAGCTCGACGGCGTCGATCTGAAGATCTTATCCGAGCTGCAGCAGGACGGCCGCGTGCGCAACAACGAGCTCGCGCTTCGCGTCGGCGTCTCCGCGCCCAATTGCCTGCGGCGGCTGAAGGCCCTGTTCAGCCGCGGTGTCATCCGGGCGGTCCGCGCCGTCATCGATGAGCGGCTGCTGGGCTTTGAGGTGGTGTCGTTCGTCGCCATACAGCTCGGCAGCCAGGCCCAGCCGGTGCTGGAGGCCTTCGAAAGCTCGATCGCCGCGATCCCGCGCGTCCAGCAGTGCTGGCGGATTTCCGGCGATACTGACTATCTGCTGAAATGCGTGGCGCCGAGCGTCGAGAGCATGCGCCAGCAGCTCCTGCATTTCGCGGCGATGCCGAACGTGAAGAACGTCCGCAGCTTTCCGGTGCTGGGAGTGGCGAAGGACGTGCCATTGCCCGTGCAGGAGATCGCGGAAGTCACCTCGACAGGCTAG
- a CDS encoding ETC complex I subunit, with product MTARIFKPAKNAMQSGKSMTREWQLDYEPELPRAVEPLMGWTSSADMKQQITLRFLTKEEAVAYCERKGIAYQVIEPKEPQRRPAAYADNFSFRRGEPWTH from the coding sequence ATGACCGCACGCATTTTTAAGCCCGCCAAAAACGCGATGCAATCGGGCAAGTCCATGACCCGGGAATGGCAGCTCGACTACGAGCCGGAGCTGCCGCGGGCGGTCGAGCCGCTGATGGGCTGGACATCGTCGGCGGACATGAAGCAGCAGATCACGCTGCGCTTCCTCACCAAAGAGGAGGCGGTCGCCTATTGCGAGCGCAAGGGCATCGCCTACCAGGTGATCGAGCCCAAGGAGCCCCAGCGCCGGCCGGCTGCCTATGCCGACAATTTCTCCTTCCGCCGCGGCGAGCCTTGGACGCACTGA
- a CDS encoding OpgC domain-containing protein codes for MAFLNISATLPEKGRDLRLDLFRGVANWAIFLDHIPDNVVNWITTRNYGFSDAADLFVFISGYTASFVYARMMLERGFIVGATRLTKRVWQLYVAHIILFVIYIASISYLALRFGDSEMINEFNVAGLVDNATETLRQGLFLRFKPLNLDVLPLYIVLMGLFPPVLWFMLRKPDLTMAASIALWLAARHFGWNLNAYPAGQWYFNPYCWQVLFVFGAWCAMGGARRSMTLINSQITLWLCLAYLLFALIMTMAGRFPSLGAMLPEWLFSAFNPNDKTNLAPYRFIHFAVIVILVIRFVPKDWPGLEWKVFDPLIVCGQQSLAVFCVGVFLSFVGHFELSMSSGSVFAQIFVSIAGIAIMTTVAYYISWSKRQDKPLKPPSPKPTPAKAG; via the coding sequence ATGGCCTTCCTGAACATCAGTGCAACGCTCCCGGAAAAGGGACGCGACCTGCGGCTCGACCTGTTTCGCGGGGTCGCGAACTGGGCGATCTTCCTCGACCACATCCCCGACAACGTGGTGAACTGGATCACGACGCGCAATTACGGCTTCAGCGACGCCGCCGACCTGTTCGTCTTCATCTCCGGATACACCGCCTCCTTCGTCTATGCGCGGATGATGCTGGAACGCGGCTTCATCGTCGGCGCCACCCGTCTGACCAAGCGGGTCTGGCAGCTCTATGTCGCCCACATCATTCTGTTCGTGATCTACATCGCCTCGATCAGCTACCTGGCGCTGCGCTTTGGCGATTCAGAGATGATCAACGAGTTCAACGTGGCAGGCCTCGTCGACAACGCCACCGAGACCTTGCGGCAGGGCCTGTTCCTGCGCTTCAAGCCGCTCAATCTCGACGTGCTGCCGCTCTACATCGTGCTGATGGGCCTGTTTCCCCCGGTGCTCTGGTTCATGCTGCGCAAGCCCGACCTGACGATGGCGGCGTCCATCGCGCTGTGGCTGGCTGCGCGTCATTTCGGCTGGAATCTGAACGCCTATCCGGCCGGCCAGTGGTACTTCAACCCCTATTGCTGGCAGGTGCTGTTCGTGTTCGGCGCCTGGTGCGCGATGGGCGGCGCGCGGCGCTCGATGACCTTGATCAATTCGCAGATCACGCTCTGGCTCTGCCTCGCCTACCTCCTGTTCGCGCTGATCATGACCATGGCCGGCCGCTTCCCGAGCTTGGGCGCCATGTTGCCGGAATGGCTGTTCTCGGCGTTCAACCCGAACGACAAGACCAATCTCGCGCCCTATCGCTTCATCCATTTCGCCGTGATCGTGATCCTGGTGATCCGCTTCGTGCCGAAGGATTGGCCGGGCCTGGAATGGAAGGTGTTCGATCCCTTGATCGTGTGCGGCCAGCAGTCGCTTGCCGTGTTCTGCGTCGGCGTATTCCTGTCATTCGTCGGCCACTTCGAGCTGTCGATGAGCTCGGGCTCGGTGTTCGCGCAGATCTTCGTCAGCATCGCCGGCATCGCGATCATGACGACCGTCGCCTACTACATTTCCTGGTCTAAACGGCAGGACAAGCCGCTGAAGCCGCCCTCACCCAAGCCGACGCCGGCAAAGGCCGGCTGA
- a CDS encoding DUF192 domain-containing protein has protein sequence MSFDRKAVWSRARGWLAAVLLVTGFAIANAPVRAASFQPLEIVTRNGVQVFSVEMATTEEEKQTGLMYRKELADGKGMLFDFNPEQEVSMWMKNTYISLDMIFIRADGRILRIAENTEPLSTKIISSQGLARGVLEVPAGTAQKYGIRPGDRVAHPLFGSK, from the coding sequence ATGAGTTTTGATCGAAAGGCTGTCTGGTCCCGTGCCCGGGGCTGGCTTGCCGCCGTTCTTCTTGTCACCGGTTTTGCGATCGCGAACGCGCCCGTCCGCGCCGCCAGCTTCCAGCCGCTCGAGATCGTCACTAGGAACGGCGTCCAGGTGTTCTCGGTGGAGATGGCGACCACCGAGGAGGAAAAGCAGACCGGCCTGATGTACCGCAAGGAGCTCGCCGACGGCAAAGGCATGCTGTTCGACTTCAACCCCGAGCAGGAAGTGTCGATGTGGATGAAGAACACCTACATCTCGCTCGACATGATTTTCATCCGCGCCGACGGCCGCATCCTGCGGATTGCAGAAAATACCGAGCCGCTCTCGACGAAAATCATCTCGTCTCAAGGGCTTGCGAGGGGTGTTCTGGAGGTGCCGGCGGGCACGGCACAGAAGTACGGCATCCGACCCGGCGACCGCGTCGCCCACCCGCTGTTCGGCAGCAAATAG
- a CDS encoding cold-shock protein: protein MGSSDGFESKKVGVPAPGGASSGRLAPGELGGGGRDAALNPFTGLGEAGANLVEVTGVIKWFDASKGYGFIVPDNGWPDVLLHVTVLRRDGFQTAYEGARVVVECIQRVKGYQAFRVVSMDESTAIHPAQMLPPRTHVTVTPTSGLERAQVKWFNRLRGFGFLTCGEGTPDIFVHMETLRRFGMTELRPGQYVLVRYGPGSKGMMAAEIHPETGSPGLSSH from the coding sequence ATGGGGTCGTCGGACGGATTTGAGTCCAAGAAGGTCGGAGTTCCTGCGCCGGGAGGCGCATCGTCGGGCCGGCTTGCGCCAGGCGAGCTCGGTGGTGGCGGCCGGGATGCAGCGCTCAATCCCTTCACCGGACTTGGCGAAGCCGGTGCCAACCTCGTCGAGGTCACCGGCGTCATCAAGTGGTTCGACGCTTCAAAGGGCTACGGCTTCATCGTTCCGGACAACGGTTGGCCGGACGTGCTGCTGCATGTGACGGTGCTGAGGCGCGACGGTTTCCAGACGGCTTACGAAGGCGCACGCGTCGTCGTCGAGTGCATCCAGCGCGTCAAGGGCTATCAGGCGTTCCGGGTGGTCTCGATGGACGAGTCGACCGCGATCCATCCGGCGCAGATGCTGCCGCCACGCACCCACGTGACGGTCACGCCGACCAGCGGACTGGAGCGCGCCCAGGTCAAGTGGTTCAACCGGCTACGCGGTTTCGGCTTCCTGACCTGTGGGGAGGGAACCCCCGATATCTTCGTGCACATGGAGACGCTGCGCCGCTTCGGTATGACCGAATTGCGGCCCGGCCAGTATGTCCTGGTCCGCTATGGGCCGGGCTCCAAGGGCATGATGGCGGCGGAGATCCATCCGGAGACGGGGTCGCCAGGATTGTCTTCCCACTAG
- a CDS encoding Sir2 family NAD-dependent protein deacetylase, whose product MIASDLRSGVEQLGEMIAAAKTIVPFTGAGISTECGIPDFRSPGGLWTRNRPIPFDEFVASQDARDESWRRRFAMEATFAAAKPGRGHRALASLYRAGKVPSVITQNIDNLHQVSGFATDHVIELHGNTTYACCIGCGQIYQLDWVKRRFEADGAAPDCTVCDEPVKTATVSFGQAMPEDAMQRATELSQACDLFIAIGSSLVVWPAAGFPMMAKNCGARLVIINREPTDQDDIADLVIHHDIGESLGPFVGN is encoded by the coding sequence ATGATCGCATCGGATCTTCGCAGCGGCGTTGAACAGCTCGGCGAGATGATCGCCGCGGCCAAGACCATCGTCCCGTTCACCGGTGCGGGCATTTCGACCGAATGCGGGATCCCCGACTTCCGCTCGCCTGGCGGCTTGTGGACCCGCAACCGCCCGATCCCGTTCGATGAATTCGTCGCCAGCCAGGACGCCCGCGACGAATCCTGGCGCCGCCGCTTCGCCATGGAGGCGACCTTTGCCGCGGCGAAGCCCGGACGCGGCCACAGGGCACTCGCCTCGCTCTACCGTGCCGGCAAGGTTCCCTCTGTTATCACCCAGAACATCGACAATCTGCACCAGGTCTCGGGCTTCGCCACCGACCATGTGATTGAACTTCATGGCAACACGACTTACGCGTGTTGTATTGGATGCGGGCAGATCTATCAGCTCGACTGGGTGAAGCGCCGCTTCGAGGCGGATGGCGCCGCGCCCGACTGCACCGTATGCGACGAGCCGGTGAAGACCGCGACTGTCTCGTTCGGCCAGGCGATGCCGGAGGATGCAATGCAGCGTGCAACCGAGCTGTCGCAAGCCTGCGACCTTTTCATCGCGATCGGTTCCTCGCTTGTGGTGTGGCCGGCCGCGGGCTTTCCGATGATGGCGAAGAATTGCGGCGCGCGTTTAGTGATCATCAATCGTGAGCCGACTGATCAGGACGATATCGCCGACCTCGTGATCCACCACGACATCGGCGAATCGCTCGGGCCGTTTGTCGGCAATTGA
- a CDS encoding GrlR family regulatory protein produces the protein MKNGLYSIHIHMLDGVKGRDSGILVLRDGVLLGGGPYFWSRGSYTVGNGTWKGELVTNQHSPFSDPFIRPLFGGEEATSGFSGTFSDDGAEVFGTVLVEGRRSLSFRATLKRLADI, from the coding sequence ATGAAGAACGGGCTCTACTCGATCCACATCCATATGCTCGACGGCGTGAAGGGGCGCGACAGCGGGATATTGGTCTTGCGCGATGGCGTGCTGCTCGGCGGCGGGCCGTATTTCTGGTCGCGTGGATCGTATACGGTCGGCAACGGCACCTGGAAGGGTGAGCTCGTCACCAACCAGCATTCGCCGTTTTCCGATCCCTTCATCCGGCCGCTGTTCGGCGGCGAGGAGGCGACGAGTGGCTTTTCGGGCACATTCAGCGACGACGGAGCCGAGGTGTTCGGCACCGTGCTGGTCGAGGGCCGTCGCAGCCTGAGCTTCCGTGCGACGCTCAAGCGGCTTGCCGACATCTGA
- a CDS encoding HU family DNA-binding protein: MAKMTKTQLIDAIAEGTQLSKNDVKSVIEYMATVGYKELNESGEFVIPGFVKMSVVNKPATEARMGVNPFTKEPMQFAAKPASKSVKASPLKVVKDAV, translated from the coding sequence ATGGCGAAGATGACGAAGACTCAATTGATCGACGCAATTGCAGAAGGCACGCAGCTTTCGAAGAACGATGTGAAATCGGTCATCGAGTACATGGCGACCGTCGGGTACAAGGAGCTCAACGAGTCCGGCGAGTTCGTCATTCCCGGCTTTGTGAAGATGTCGGTGGTGAACAAGCCCGCGACCGAAGCCCGGATGGGCGTGAATCCCTTCACGAAGGAGCCGATGCAGTTTGCGGCCAAGCCCGCGAGCAAGTCGGTCAAGGCGTCACCGCTGAAGGTGGTCAAGGACGCCGTTTGA
- the argC gene encoding N-acetyl-gamma-glutamyl-phosphate reductase, with protein sequence MSIRVGIVGISGFGGGEAMRLVASHPSFELIYAAGEGSAGSRLVDRFPGVPAKLAELVIEKWDPVTLPKLDVLFASLPTGASAEALARVPKDVKIVDIGGDHRYVEGWAYGLADVWPAQIEGQTRVANPGCFPAATLNALALLLVNKLIEPGNIVIDAKTGISGAGRGGADSKFGYAESNENLLPYGLLKHVHMPEIAKTIERLSGGSAAGLVFTPHLVPMTRGVLVTMYCRGRATTGQCLDAARRFYAGRAFVRVTDKPPQTKWATGSNLAFVSYAADPERNLVIAMGVVDNLGKGAAGQAVQNANLICGLPETAGLDGVPVWP encoded by the coding sequence ATGAGCATTCGCGTCGGCATTGTCGGGATCAGCGGTTTCGGCGGCGGCGAGGCGATGCGCCTGGTCGCGAGCCACCCGTCTTTCGAGCTGATCTACGCCGCGGGCGAGGGCAGCGCCGGCAGCCGGTTGGTGGACCGCTTCCCTGGTGTGCCGGCCAAGCTGGCCGAGCTGGTGATCGAGAAGTGGGACCCTGTGACCCTGCCGAAGCTCGACGTGCTGTTCGCGTCGCTGCCCACGGGCGCCTCGGCCGAGGCGCTGGCGCGCGTCCCCAAGGACGTGAAGATCGTCGATATCGGCGGCGACCACCGCTACGTCGAGGGTTGGGCGTACGGCTTGGCCGACGTCTGGCCAGCCCAAATCGAGGGTCAGACGCGCGTTGCCAACCCGGGCTGCTTCCCCGCGGCGACGCTGAACGCGCTGGCGCTGCTGCTGGTCAACAAGCTGATCGAGCCTGGCAACATCGTGATCGACGCTAAGACCGGCATCTCCGGTGCCGGCCGGGGCGGTGCTGACAGCAAGTTCGGCTATGCCGAGAGCAACGAGAACTTGCTGCCTTACGGTCTGCTCAAGCACGTCCACATGCCCGAGATTGCCAAGACGATCGAGCGGCTGAGTGGCGGCAGCGCGGCCGGGCTGGTGTTCACGCCACACTTGGTGCCGATGACCCGCGGCGTTCTCGTCACCATGTACTGCCGCGGCCGCGCCACCACGGGCCAGTGCTTGGACGCGGCCCGGCGCTTCTACGCCGGGCGGGCATTCGTCCGCGTGACCGACAAGCCGCCGCAGACCAAATGGGCAACCGGTTCGAACCTCGCGTTCGTCAGCTATGCGGCCGATCCAGAGCGCAACTTGGTGATCGCGATGGGCGTGGTCGACAATCTCGGCAAGGGAGCGGCCGGTCAGGCGGTGCAGAATGCGAACCTGATCTGCGGCCTGCCAGAAACTGCGGGGCTGGACGGCGTACCTGTTTGGCCGTGA
- a CDS encoding VOC family protein translates to MRYLHTMLRVRNLDVALKFYQDALGLKEVRRIENDKGRFTLVFLCSADDLEGLKKQPSTRGAPLVELTYNWDEEKYGEDRFFGHLAYEVDDIYATCEKLMKAGVTINRPPRDGNMAFVRSPDLHSIELLQKGEPKPPQEPWLSMPNTGHW, encoded by the coding sequence ATGCGTTACCTCCACACCATGCTGCGCGTACGCAATCTCGATGTCGCGCTGAAGTTTTATCAGGATGCGCTGGGGCTGAAAGAGGTGCGGCGGATCGAGAACGACAAGGGGCGCTTCACGCTGGTGTTTCTGTGCTCGGCGGACGATCTCGAAGGGCTGAAGAAGCAGCCCTCGACGCGGGGCGCACCGCTGGTCGAGCTCACCTACAACTGGGACGAGGAGAAATACGGCGAGGACCGCTTCTTCGGCCACCTCGCCTATGAGGTCGACGACATCTACGCGACCTGCGAGAAGCTGATGAAGGCCGGCGTCACCATCAACCGGCCGCCGCGCGACGGCAACATGGCCTTCGTCCGCTCACCCGACCTGCACTCGATCGAGCTGCTCCAGAAGGGCGAGCCGAAGCCGCCGCAGGAGCCCTGGCTGTCGATGCCGAATACCGGCCATTGGTAA
- a CDS encoding glutathione S-transferase yields MADNQRPKLTIWGRANSVNVQKVLWCLSELGLPYERIDAGMQYGRTREADYLAMNPNARIPTLVEGDFVLWESNSIMRYLCLAHGRGTPIYPEAPKSRAAVDRWLDWTLSTVQPADRPVFWGIVRTAPAERDMIQVQKDADAAAEVWAIADRQLATRRFLEGDQFTLGDLAVGAYARRWLGVEGISRPAQPHLTRWLAELGRRPGFAQYVAPPMS; encoded by the coding sequence ATGGCTGACAATCAACGGCCGAAACTGACGATCTGGGGCCGCGCCAACTCGGTCAATGTGCAGAAGGTGCTGTGGTGCCTGAGCGAGCTCGGCCTTCCCTATGAACGCATCGATGCCGGCATGCAGTATGGTCGCACCCGCGAGGCCGACTATCTCGCGATGAACCCCAATGCGCGCATCCCGACGCTGGTCGAGGGCGACTTCGTGCTGTGGGAATCCAATTCCATCATGCGTTACCTCTGCCTCGCGCACGGCCGCGGCACGCCGATCTATCCGGAGGCGCCGAAGAGCCGCGCCGCCGTCGACCGCTGGCTCGACTGGACCCTGTCGACCGTGCAGCCGGCCGACCGTCCGGTATTTTGGGGAATCGTGCGCACGGCGCCCGCGGAGCGCGACATGATCCAGGTCCAGAAGGACGCCGATGCGGCCGCCGAGGTCTGGGCGATCGCCGACCGCCAGCTCGCCACGCGCCGCTTCCTGGAGGGCGATCAGTTCACCCTCGGCGATCTCGCGGTCGGCGCCTATGCCCGGCGCTGGCTCGGCGTCGAGGGCATCAGCCGCCCCGCGCAGCCGCACCTGACACGCTGGCTCGCCGAGCTCGGCCGCCGCCCCGGATTCGCCCAATACGTCGCGCCCCCGATGTCGTGA
- a CDS encoding porin — translation MRALLIILMGVGAASAAAAETLRLPAAERPQAGKALPLKGAAGAAKPNSCASYGRGFVMVDGTGTCVKIGGAISVDTTIRR, via the coding sequence ATGCGAGCACTCCTCATCATCCTCATGGGAGTTGGCGCGGCGTCCGCGGCTGCGGCCGAGACCTTGCGCCTTCCCGCCGCCGAGCGGCCGCAAGCCGGCAAGGCGTTGCCGCTGAAAGGCGCGGCAGGGGCGGCGAAGCCGAATTCCTGCGCGTCTTATGGCCGGGGTTTTGTCATGGTCGATGGCACCGGGACCTGCGTGAAGATCGGCGGCGCGATCAGCGTCGACACGACGATCCGGCGCTGA
- a CDS encoding PilZ domain-containing protein encodes MPPPKKRADRKLLSQHAWITLDGGFAARHCLVQDISSTGAKITLDEDASQLPGIIRMAFARDARTGRSCQVIWRRGKSAGLRFV; translated from the coding sequence ATGCCACCGCCCAAGAAGCGTGCAGATCGTAAATTGCTGTCGCAGCATGCCTGGATCACGCTCGACGGCGGGTTCGCCGCGCGGCATTGCCTGGTCCAGGACATCTCGAGCACGGGCGCGAAGATCACGCTCGACGAGGATGCGAGCCAGCTCCCCGGTATCATCCGCATGGCATTCGCGCGCGACGCCCGCACCGGGCGGAGCTGCCAGGTGATCTGGCGCCGCGGCAAATCGGCCGGCCTCAGGTTCGTTTGA
- a CDS encoding 6-phosphofructokinase, with the protein MARKRIGILTGGGDVPGLNAIIKTVTYRGSEDDIEVVGLRRGWEALTHLNLDDPASKSHYLIPLNRENTRVIDRRGGTVLHSSRTNPSKMKKLPDHLAGQDLPVSESTKGSVATKTWDVTGQVLANLSGLGIEHLIAIGGDDTLSYADKLNGLGVKIIAIPKTMDNDVRNTEYCIGFSTAITRASDAIQRQRTTIGSHERVGIFRIFGRDAGFTALYTAYATSIRCVIPEYKVNLDKLIRLLLEEKRANPSNYALIVLSEGAEWEGYKVQEYGEPDAYGHRKRTSVAEALADEIKRRAGEETIVSDLTYDLRSGDPDFIDKLVALTFGNMAYDAILEGKTGLMSALVEGRYDLVPIPDARLGPRRLDVASTYNTERYRPLYSSKRGLPIFLNRAS; encoded by the coding sequence GTGGCGAGAAAACGCATTGGCATTCTCACCGGCGGCGGCGACGTCCCCGGCCTCAACGCAATCATCAAGACCGTGACCTATCGCGGCAGCGAGGACGACATCGAGGTCGTCGGTCTCCGCCGCGGCTGGGAGGCCCTCACGCACCTGAACCTCGACGACCCCGCCAGCAAATCCCACTACCTCATCCCGCTCAACCGCGAAAACACGCGCGTCATCGATCGACGCGGCGGTACCGTGCTGCACTCGAGCCGCACCAATCCCTCCAAAATGAAAAAGCTGCCCGATCATCTGGCTGGCCAAGACCTTCCGGTCTCGGAGAGTACCAAGGGCAGCGTCGCAACCAAGACCTGGGACGTCACCGGCCAGGTGCTGGCGAACCTGTCGGGGCTCGGCATAGAACACCTCATCGCCATTGGCGGCGACGACACACTTAGTTATGCGGATAAGCTCAACGGACTCGGTGTCAAGATCATCGCCATCCCGAAGACGATGGACAACGACGTCCGCAACACCGAGTATTGCATCGGCTTCTCGACCGCGATTACCCGCGCCAGCGATGCCATCCAGCGGCAGCGCACCACCATCGGCTCGCATGAGCGAGTTGGCATTTTCCGCATCTTTGGCCGCGATGCCGGATTTACGGCGCTCTATACTGCATACGCGACCTCGATCCGATGCGTGATACCGGAGTACAAAGTCAATCTCGACAAGCTGATCCGATTGCTGCTCGAGGAGAAGCGCGCCAACCCAAGCAACTACGCGCTGATCGTGCTGAGCGAAGGCGCCGAATGGGAGGGCTACAAGGTGCAGGAATACGGCGAGCCTGACGCCTACGGTCACCGCAAGAGGACGAGCGTGGCCGAAGCACTTGCCGACGAGATCAAGCGGCGCGCTGGCGAGGAGACCATCGTCTCTGATCTCACCTACGACCTGCGATCGGGCGACCCTGACTTCATCGACAAGCTCGTCGCTCTGACTTTCGGCAACATGGCCTATGATGCCATCCTGGAAGGCAAGACCGGCCTCATGTCAGCGCTGGTCGAGGGACGCTACGACCTTGTGCCCATTCCTGACGCCAGGCTCGGGCCGCGCAGACTGGACGTTGCCAGCACATACAACACGGAGCGCTACCGTCCTCTCTATTCCAGCAAGCGGGGGCTGCCGATCTTCCTCAACCGCGCGTCTTGA
- a CDS encoding fructose-1,6-bisphosphatase, with protein MRLTISVIKADVGSIGGHTKPSSRMMAAVEGEVAKAICNGLLIDGFVCHTGDDIAIIMTHTRGEGSSEIHQFAWKAFLAATSVAKTSGLYGAGQDLLADAPSGNIRGAGPGVAELSFDHLSGPRPAESFMVFAADKCGPGAYNLPLYLAFADPMYCAGLMLPPMIKGFRFHIIDMDNTAGDSVIELDAPADNYHIAALLRDNERFGIDRIVSRTHGEAAAAVSAQRLHAIAGKYTGKDDPVAIIRNQGIFPAPEEIVSPFAKAHFVGGDARGSHVMPLMPVPLNTPVTGMYCLPIASCAGFSIDKEGRFSESYTDFFDNPAWDEVRRRAQSKAIEMRSQGWSGAAMLPYSELEYGGFRDTVSALVKRFRLREERKPEAAE; from the coding sequence ATGAGACTCACCATTTCTGTCATTAAGGCTGACGTTGGCTCCATTGGCGGGCATACAAAACCGTCTTCACGCATGATGGCGGCTGTCGAAGGCGAGGTCGCGAAGGCGATCTGCAATGGTCTTTTGATCGACGGTTTTGTCTGCCACACCGGCGACGACATCGCGATCATCATGACGCACACGCGGGGCGAGGGGAGCTCCGAGATCCATCAATTCGCCTGGAAGGCGTTTCTCGCCGCCACTTCAGTGGCGAAGACCTCCGGCCTCTACGGCGCCGGCCAGGATCTTCTCGCAGACGCACCTTCCGGGAACATTCGCGGTGCCGGCCCGGGCGTCGCCGAACTCAGCTTCGACCACCTCTCAGGTCCGAGACCGGCGGAGTCCTTCATGGTGTTCGCCGCCGACAAGTGCGGCCCCGGCGCCTACAACCTGCCGCTCTACCTCGCCTTCGCCGATCCCATGTATTGCGCGGGGCTGATGCTGCCCCCGATGATCAAGGGATTCCGTTTCCATATCATCGATATGGACAACACGGCCGGTGACAGCGTGATCGAACTCGACGCGCCCGCGGATAACTACCACATTGCCGCGCTGCTCCGCGACAACGAGCGCTTTGGCATTGATCGCATCGTTTCTCGGACACATGGCGAGGCCGCCGCCGCCGTGTCCGCGCAGCGTCTTCACGCGATCGCAGGCAAGTACACCGGCAAGGATGATCCGGTCGCGATCATCAGGAATCAGGGAATCTTCCCCGCGCCCGAGGAAATCGTCTCTCCCTTCGCCAAGGCACACTTCGTCGGCGGCGATGCGCGCGGCTCGCACGTGATGCCGCTGATGCCCGTCCCGCTCAATACACCGGTGACCGGCATGTATTGCCTGCCGATCGCTTCCTGCGCCGGTTTTTCGATCGACAAGGAAGGCCGCTTTTCCGAGTCCTACACAGATTTCTTCGACAATCCGGCGTGGGACGAGGTGCGCCGGCGCGCGCAAAGCAAGGCAATCGAGATGCGCAGCCAGGGCTGGTCCGGTGCTGCGATGCTGCCCTATTCTGAATTGGAGTATGGCGGCTTCCGCGACACCGTATCCGCACTCGTGAAGCGTTTCCGGCTGCGCGAGGAGCGCAAGCCGGAAGCGGCCGAATAG
- a CDS encoding PilZ domain-containing protein, with translation MSVAEFLRQRAVEVTVGGSYSLHRWYDCEGKLRTFACRTKRVSPFRMIVDVPVVGKVGERVTSYFEDFGEFECTISGTLKSGFLMELEMTRARRAWMSEKLTWLEKKQRDASIAEHRRDARFVPQVAHTFLTIADGSTHPCFIIDVSTAGVAVSSEYDPPVGTPLAVGACVGRVIRKFHDGFAVKFAEKQQRDDLVRLIVRSAALQSA, from the coding sequence ATGTCTGTCGCAGAGTTCCTCAGGCAGCGCGCAGTGGAAGTCACCGTGGGCGGCAGCTACTCGCTGCACCGCTGGTATGACTGCGAAGGCAAGCTGCGAACGTTCGCCTGCCGCACCAAGCGCGTGTCGCCGTTCCGGATGATCGTGGACGTGCCGGTCGTCGGCAAGGTCGGCGAGCGCGTGACGTCCTACTTCGAGGACTTCGGCGAATTCGAATGCACGATCAGCGGGACGCTGAAATCGGGCTTCCTAATGGAGCTCGAGATGACGCGGGCGCGCCGCGCCTGGATGTCCGAAAAGCTGACCTGGCTCGAGAAGAAGCAGAGGGACGCCAGCATCGCCGAACACCGGCGCGACGCGCGGTTCGTTCCGCAGGTCGCACACACGTTCTTGACGATCGCCGACGGCAGCACCCACCCCTGCTTCATCATCGACGTCTCCACCGCCGGTGTTGCGGTGTCGTCCGAATACGATCCGCCGGTCGGAACGCCGCTTGCGGTCGGTGCCTGCGTCGGACGCGTCATCCGAAAATTCCACGACGGCTTTGCGGTGAAATTCGCCGAGAAGCAACAACGGGACGACCTCGTCCGCCTGATCGTCCGCTCGGCTGCGTTGCAGTCGGCCTGA